In the genome of Podospora pseudocomata strain CBS 415.72m chromosome 2 map unlocalized CBS415.72m_2.2, whole genome shotgun sequence, one region contains:
- the RPL30 gene encoding 60S ribosomal protein L30 (EggNog:ENOG503P3X3; COG:J), with the protein MAPKKSKSDAQSIGAKLALVMKSGKVVLGYRSTLKALRTGKAKLILIAANTPPLRKSELEYYSMMSKTSVHHYNGTNIELGTALGKLFKCSTMAILDAGDSDILADQTA; encoded by the exons ATGGCCCCCAAGAAGTCTAAGTCGGACGCTCAGTCCATCGGCGCCAAGCTGGCCCTTGTTATGAAGTCCG GCAAGGTCGTCCTTGGATACAGATCGACCCTCAAGGCCCTCCGCACCGGCAAGGCCAAGTTGATCCTCATCGCTGCCAacacccctcctctccgcaAGTCTGAGCTCGAGTATTACTCCATGATGAGCAAGACCTCAGTCCACCACTACAACGGCACCAAC ATTGAGCTTGGTACCGCTCTTGGCAAGCTCTTCAAGTGCTCCACCATGGCCATCCTCGACGCTGGTGACTCCGACATTCTGGCTGACCAGACTGCCTAA
- a CDS encoding uncharacterized protein (EggNog:ENOG503NUJA; COG:S) — protein MAAVVKKPPAAGRETPTGTPQRPSARSSTPTTSSTSGTTPAAAARSARPSRTGTPVSARAAAHERRQSLLNGVSSNGRSGSPADAERDEAIRAETVAIIDDLKTRLERAESSAESTKRQVEILQDKLDEAHREQAKLEERVHEQEEQIETLTNEKRETARQMREMENIYEAERSGMMKEKEEMANREEEMQTVIQRLKDSLAQRNLDEDRPTRQSVTNSPSIENGSFAPPSSIHRSDSRNNSKLLLQKDKLIESLRLELAEAQIKLVESQNQGGGRLQEVERQLMEARVANARLMEDNESYQLLLQDRTLKGDFGTNDFSYLGHASANQDALAALEGRSNGASLADELNGAAESDPPNEQELETQRRLEAEIKSVKDQNKALTLYINKIIERLLQHQGFEHILDQSSDFKGNANANTNKELPPPPTPKQAAPPPGPSLLQRAKTMSIGGGVRPKPRPMSFMPSASADVSNPETAPSIPIGLTRNTSTRRARPMSDQYTSVGAASLVNAMYKGPSAVDGPLSPSLRSSQTFWAPQGAGNRSSMSGSTSGNGPQSAHSTTGAPPASAGNFPGMRSETSSTSGDSILERDFVSSHSSPPRSQHEKEKTTFGGNKPRPLRLVQENAEAQAAAERANKRNSWMGWATSAFVKKDEQAVGTAETIRE, from the exons ATGGCTGCCGTCGTCAAGAAGCCTCCGGCGGCTGGTCGCGAGACACCCACTGGAACTCCGCAGCGCCCGAGTGCGAGATCATCAACCCCTACCACCTCCAGCACGTCTGGCACCacacccgccgccgcagcacGCAGCGCCCGTCCTTCACGCACCGGGACACCTGTCTCCGCACGTGCGGCCGCCCACGAAAGGCGCCAGTCCCTTCTCAACGGCGTCTCTAGCAATGGCAGGAGCGGTAGCCCAGCCGACGCCGAGCGTGATGAGGCCATCCGCGCCGAGACCGtggccatcatcgacgaCTTGAAGACGCGACTGGAGAGGGCCGAGAGCTCGGCCGAGTCAACCAAGCGTCAGGTCGAGATCCTTCAGGACAAGCTGGACGAGGCGCACAGGGAGCAGGCGAAGCTTGAGGAGAGGGTTCACGAACAAGAAGAGCAGATCGAGACACTCACCAATGAGAAGCGCGAGACTGCCCGCCAGATGCGCGAGATGGAGAACATCTACGAGGCTGAGCGGAGTGGCatgatgaaggagaaggaggagatggccaaccgcgaggaggagatgcagACCGTGATTCAGCGCCTCAAAGACAGCCTCGCGCAGAGGAACCTGGACGAGGACAGGCCGACGCGGCAAT CCGTGACCAACTCGCCCAGCATCGAAAATGGAAGCTTTGCGCCCCCTTCGTCCATCCACCGCAGCGATTCACGCAACAACTCCAAGTTGTTGCTGCAAAAGGACAAGCTGATTGAATCTCTCAGACTTGAGTTGGCCGAGGCACAGATCAAGCTTGTCGAGTCGCAAAACCAGGGCGGTGGCCGTCTTCAGGAAGTTGAGCGCCAGCTCATGGAGGCCCGTGTGGCCAACGCTAGGTTGATGGAAGACAACGAAAGTTACCAGCTGCTTCTCCAAGACCGGACTCTCAAGGGCGACTTTGGAACGAACGATTTCAGCTATCTCGGTCACGCCTCGGCGAACCAAGACGCTCTCGCTGCCCTGGAAGGCAGATCCAACGGAGCCAGCTTGGCCGATGAGCTCAACGGCGCTGCCGAAAGCGACCCCCCAAACGAACAGGAGCTCGAGACTCAGAGGCGCCTAGAGGCGGAGATCAAGTCGGTTAAAGACCAAAATAAGGCTCTGACTCTTTACATCAACAAGATCATTGAGCGTCTGTTGCAGCACCAAGGATTTGAGCACATCCTCGACCAGAGCAGCGATTTCAAGGGCAACGCAAAcgcaaacaccaacaaggaactccccccgccccccacccccaagcaGGCGGCCCCTCCACCTGGACCgtccctcctccagcgcGCCAAGACGATGagcatcggcggcggcgtccgCCCCAAGCCCCGCCCCATGAGCTTCATGCCCTCGGCCAGCGCCGACGTCTCCAACCCGGAAACGGCGCCCAGTATCCCCATTGGCCTGACCCGTAACACCTCGACTCGCCGTGCTAGGCCCATGAGCGATCAGTACACCTCTGTCGGCGCCGCCTCGCTCGTAAACGCCATGTACAAGGGCCCTTCCGCCGTTGACGGCCCGCTTTCTCCATCCCTCCGATCCTCCCAGACCTTCTGGGCGCCCCAGGGAGCAGGCAACCGCTCCAGTATGAGCGGCAGCACCAGCGGCAACGGGCCTCAAAGCGCCCACTCCACGACCGGTGCCCCTCCCGCTTCGGCGGGCAACTTCCCGGGCATGCGAAGCGAAACAAGCAGCACGAGCGGGGACTCGATTCTCGAACGGGATTTCGTCTCCAGCCATAGCTCCCCTCCCAGAAGCCAGcacgagaaggagaagacgacGTTTGGGGGCAACAAGCCCAGGCCGTTGAGGCTCGTGCAGGAGAATGCCGAGGCTCAAGCAGCGGCTGAGAGGGCGAACAAGAGGAACagctggatgggatgggcgACGAGCGCGTTTGTGAAGAAGGATGAGCAAGCTGTTGGGACGGCCGAGACGATTAGGGAGTAG
- the VAC7 gene encoding Vacuolar inheritance and morphology protein (EggNog:ENOG503NVYD; COG:S): protein MDPSSNKPTGSAEADRSQSTGSIPTALLHPTLSRESTSSTATITPKTDSWPSKLTSQTSTTSTSSSAAPSPLHSREPSPTRPPRQQRTSTSRASSINPGPRSRKNSAQDLGKQANPPPPPPPPPTTKTLSSSTTPTLLPTVSDPSFNAGAPVKSPTSMEHIRESPRWPVSPRLRSPPPILHQPTIPPQRRSEHETPLIALQRATPPQPRYQEPQSDTDTDDAHMPSGLRTPARGGGSSSVLETVQEVSPLGSPRGPGESLEEKIASSMASESSQADLIGLGLSKETVGRSNTGPNDSGSDSGSIKASRRGGSGMPPPPLTTRQSSTSINKPSMPKTKTGDLPLQSMTVETETVTSIPQAALAPSVGTQVSSASLRTKASNETIRPRKEKKKPPRKQPTVTAVNASSKADIFEAKVASAVEEANSSDSEETFVYDSNPPDARDRPPRFHSRTPSATSMVSQIDRSGMRSIHTVMESSGPQMVVKKSMKFVNTYNSNANDGIYGDDDGKGTGRSNAGSARGTARHHHHFGRWGRNGGSNGHPSLFAEHSPFSNAAAVGNGGSRHSSNPPSPRYANARNYSAANGKRSTHLSAGYDLDDNTTGADDETTPLVQSSTMRSSRSGRSRRGPHSHSYRSIEAQQYRSPPSVLNRFASCLVLTVMLLLIVSGAIGFMFATSQPLTNVQLTNMSHIVASQQELMLDLTIKAHNPNVVVVAVDSCNIEVFAKSPRGMSDSEWWRHTHPGEVGPPPIKRPEGEMLAMEADDDDDSAPNLHLGTITGFESPLTFEGSFFNQGDSYSTGEVRLKDPGNVTKPGGPERWERVLEDEFTLILKGVITYTLPLSQRERKATITAKKIIRPNSADDPAVQPDDGDVTISLIS from the exons CCCACGTTATCCCGCGAATCCACCTCGAGCACGGCAACCATAACCCCAAAGACCGACTCGTGGCCCTCGAAGTTGACTTCGCAGACCTCGACcacgtccacctcctcttcggctGCACCTTCACCTCTCCACTCGCGCGAGCCCTCTCCAACACGACCGCCGCGGCAGCAACGTACGAGCACCTCACGAGCgtcatccatcaaccccgGGCCCCGGTCGCGGAAAAACAGTGCTCAGGATCTAGGAAAACAAGCcaacccgccaccaccaccaccaccaccccccacgACGAAaaccttgtcctcctccacgacgCCTACTCTTCTGCCCACTGTATCAGACCCAAGCTTCAATGCGGGTGCACCCGTCAAGTCACCCACGTCCATGGAGCATATTCGAGAGTCACCCCGGTGGCCGGTATCCCCTAGGCTAcgatctcctccacccattCTCCACCAGCCAACCATCCCACCTCAGCGACGATCAGAGCACGAAACACCTCTAATTGCTCTTCAGCGTGCGACCCCGCCCCAGCCTCGATACCAGGAGCCTCAATCAGACACCGATACCGACGACGCCCACATGCCGTCTGGGTTACGAACCCCCGctcgaggtggtggaagcaGCTCAGTCTTGGAGACTGTCCAGGAAGTTAGTCCACTGGGTTCGCCACGGGGACCAGGAGAGTCGCTGGAGGAAAAGATTGCTAGCAGCATGGCTTCTGAATCGTCACAGGCGGATCTGATTGGTCTCGGTCTGTCCAAGGAGACAGTGGGTAGATCCAACACTGGCCCGAACGACAGTGGTAGTGATAGTGGCAGCATCAAGGCTAGCCGACGGGGCGGATCTGGGATGCCACCGCCCCCTTTGACGACAAGGCAGTCGAGCACCTCGATCAACAAGCCGAGCAtgcccaagaccaagaccgGCGACCTGCCATTGCAGAGTATGACGGTCGAGACGGAGACGGTTACCTCGATTCCCCAAGCTGCGTTGGCCCCAAGTGTTGGCACCCAGGTGTCAAGTGCCAGTTTGCGGACAAAGGCCAGCAACGAGACGATACgaccgaggaaggagaaaaagaagccgcCACGGAAGCAACCCACTGTGACGGCGGTCAATG CATCCTCCAAGGCCGATATCTTCGAGGCCAAGGTCGCAAGCGCCGTCGAGGAAGCAAACTCGTCCGATTCCGAAGAGACTTTTGTCTACGATTCTAACCCACCAGATGCCCGTGACCGACCGCCGAGATTTCATTCACGAACGCCGAGTGCGACATCCATGGTCAGCCAAATCGATCGGTCTGGGATGAGGTCCATCCACACCGTGATGGAGAGTTCTGGGCCTCAAATGGTTGTCAAGAAGAGCATGAAATTCGTCAACACTTACAACAGCAATGCAAATGACGGCATCTATGGCGAcgatgatgggaagggaaCTGGCAGGAGCAATGCCGGTTCTGCCCGGGGAACTGcacgacatcaccatcatttCGGCCGTTGGGGCCGTAACGGAGGCAGCAATGGTCACCCCTCATTGTTCGCCGAGCACTCGCCTTTCAGTAACGCTGCAGCTGTTGGGAACGGAGGCTCAAGACACTCTTCCAACCCTCCGAGTCCCCGCTACGCTAATGCTCGTAACTACTCAGCAGCAAATGGAAAGAGGTCGACACATCTATCAGCAGGGTATGatctcgacgacaacacTACTGGCGCTGACGACGAGACAACACCCTTGGTTCAGTCCTCCACGATGCGATCATCAAGGTCAGGCAGAAGTCGGAGGGGTCCTCACTCGCACTCATACCGGTCGATTGAGGCGCAACAATACAGGTCACCTCCCTCGGTTCTCAACCGGTTCGCGAGTTGTCTGGTCTTGACGGTCATGCTGTTGCTCATTGTCTCGGGCGCCATCGGCTTCATGTTTGCGACATCACAACCTCTCACCAATGTTCAGCTCACCAATATGAGCCATATTGTGGCCAGCCAACAGGAGCTTATGCTCGATCTTACCATCAAAGCCCATAACCCCAACGTCGTGGTTGTAGCTGTGGATTCTTGCAACATCGAGGTCTTCGCCAAGTCGCCACGCGGAATGTCGGATTCAGAGTGGTGGCGCCATACCCATCCCGGCGAGGTtggaccaccacccatcaagAGACCCGAAGGCGAAatgttggcgatggaggccgacgatgatgatgattcgGCGCCTAACCTGCACCTCGGCACCATCACTGGATTCGAGAGTCCCCTGACTTTCGAGGGTTCTTTCTTCAACCAGGGCGATTCGTACTCGACTGGCGAGGTCCGCCTGAAAGATCCTGGCAACGTCACCAAACCTGGTGGTCCCGAGCGATGGGAGCGGGTCCTGGAGGACGAGTTCACGTTGATTTTGAAGGGCGTCATCACATACACTCTTCCCCTGAGCCAACGGGAGCGAAAGGCCACCATCACTGCGAAGAAGATCATCAGACCAAACTCGGCCGACGACCCTGCGGTCCAACCCGACGACGGGGACGTTACCATCTCACTTATATCTTAA